In Janthinobacterium sp. J1-1, a single genomic region encodes these proteins:
- the fliO gene encoding flagellar biosynthetic protein FliO codes for MKPGLLISTLLLPLAAACCIAQAADMPAASATTASVPAAAPAVDTAAPAATVAAPQATPDTVPAAATPLPAMPPGAPMTMAPTASSGSLLQTIFALMFVLALLIALAWAMKRYGPKALGGNSKMRVVSSLNLGGRERIVLIEVADQWIVVGASPGRINALATLPRQEGDLPTLSSAQNGPAAANFSEWLKQTIEKRNGK; via the coding sequence ATGAAGCCTGGCCTGTTGATTTCCACCCTGCTGCTGCCGCTGGCGGCGGCATGCTGCATTGCGCAGGCGGCCGATATGCCGGCTGCATCGGCGACCACGGCCAGCGTGCCGGCAGCAGCACCAGCGGTTGACACCGCCGCGCCGGCTGCAACCGTGGCTGCGCCGCAAGCCACGCCCGATACGGTGCCGGCGGCCGCCACTCCCCTGCCCGCCATGCCGCCCGGCGCGCCGATGACGATGGCCCCGACGGCGTCGAGCGGCAGCCTGCTGCAAACCATTTTCGCCCTGATGTTCGTGCTGGCCCTGCTGATCGCGCTGGCCTGGGCCATGAAACGCTATGGCCCGAAAGCGCTGGGCGGCAACAGCAAGATGCGCGTGGTCAGCTCGCTCAACCTGGGCGGGCGCGAACGCATCGTGCTGATCGAGGTGGCCGACCAGTGGATCGTGGTGGGCGCCTCGCCCGGCCGCATCAATGCGCTGGCCACCCTGCCGCGCCAGGAAGGCGACCTGCCGACCTTGTCCAGCGCGCAGAACGGCCCGGCCGCCGCCAATTTTTCCGAGTGGCTGAAACAGACCATCGAAAAACGCAATGGGAAATAA
- the fliN gene encoding flagellar motor switch protein FliN, translated as MADNLDDQSAEDDWGAAIAEQAKAEAEALQNQAANTASAASAAVFKDFSKQASKSETHNDIDFILDIPVQLTVELGRTKIAIKNLLQLAQGSVVELDGLAGEPMDVLVNGCLIAQGEVVVVNDKFGIRLTDIITPSERIRKLNK; from the coding sequence ATGGCTGACAATCTGGACGACCAAAGCGCGGAAGACGACTGGGGCGCGGCGATCGCCGAGCAGGCCAAGGCCGAGGCCGAAGCACTGCAAAACCAGGCCGCCAATACCGCCAGCGCGGCCAGCGCCGCCGTGTTCAAGGATTTTTCGAAACAGGCGTCGAAGTCGGAAACCCATAACGATATCGATTTCATTCTCGATATCCCGGTGCAACTGACGGTCGAACTGGGCCGCACCAAGATCGCCATCAAGAACCTGCTGCAACTGGCGCAGGGTTCCGTGGTGGAACTGGACGGCCTGGCCGGCGAGCCGATGGACGTGCTGGTCAACGGCTGCCTGATCGCGCAAGGCGAAGTGGTGGTGGTGAACGACAAGTTCGGCATCCGCCTGACCGATATCATCACGCCGTCCGAGCGTATCCGAAAACTCAATAAATGA
- the fliP gene encoding flagellar type III secretion system pore protein FliP (The bacterial flagellar biogenesis protein FliP forms a type III secretion system (T3SS)-type pore required for flagellar assembly.) — MGNKQAMALNNPKTILKWLLAGIALALPLWALAQPGIPAFNSAPAPGGGQSYSLPLQTLILMTSLTFLPAALLMMTCFTRIIIVLSLLRQAIGTQSAPPNQVMVGLALFLTLFVMGPVFDKIYTDAYLPYQENKLTMQQALDKGVDPLKTFMLKQTRQADLALFAKMSRSPALQGPEDVPLRILVPAFVTSELKTAFQIGFAIFIPFLIIDMVVASVLMSMGMMMMSPATISLPFKLMLFVLVDGWQLLLGSLSQSFY; from the coding sequence ATGGGAAATAAGCAGGCGATGGCGTTGAACAATCCGAAGACAATCTTGAAATGGCTGCTGGCCGGCATCGCGCTGGCCTTGCCGCTATGGGCGCTGGCCCAGCCCGGCATTCCCGCCTTCAACAGCGCACCGGCGCCCGGTGGCGGACAAAGCTATTCGCTGCCGCTGCAGACCCTGATCCTGATGACGTCGCTGACGTTCCTGCCGGCGGCCTTGCTGATGATGACCTGCTTTACCCGCATTATCATCGTGCTGTCCCTGCTGCGCCAGGCGATCGGCACGCAGTCGGCGCCGCCGAACCAGGTGATGGTGGGCCTGGCGCTGTTCCTGACCCTGTTCGTGATGGGCCCCGTGTTCGACAAGATCTATACCGACGCGTATTTGCCTTACCAGGAAAACAAGCTGACCATGCAGCAGGCGCTCGACAAGGGCGTCGATCCCCTGAAAACCTTCATGCTCAAGCAGACGCGCCAGGCCGACCTGGCCCTGTTCGCCAAGATGTCGCGCTCGCCCGCTCTGCAGGGACCGGAAGACGTGCCGCTGCGCATCCTGGTGCCGGCCTTTGTCACCAGTGAACTGAAAACGGCGTTCCAGATCGGCTTTGCGATTTTCATTCCCTTCCTGATCATCGACATGGTGGTGGCCAGCGTGCTGATGTCGATGGGCATGATGATGATGTCGCCGGCCACCATCTCGCTGCCGTTCAAGCTGATGCTGTTCGTGCTGGTCGATGGCTGGCAGTTGCTGCTCGGCTCGCTGTCACAAAGTTTCTATTAG